The stretch of DNA GACACACCTGTCGATCAACACGATGGGCGCAGGCCTCGGCGCCGTCGACGCTCACCTCGCTGTGCTCGCCAAGGTGGCAGGAGCGCTCGAGCTCGCGACTGACCCATCACGACCCTGATGGAAGCAGCGCCACAGACCCCCGCGGTCCAGATCAGGCGAGTCGCGCCCAGCTCGAGTCGGGGACGGATGGGCGGCCGCACGCTGAGATGCGGCGCGAGGCTCCCCCCGGGGGGGCCGCTGGTCAACCGGTGGCGACGGCGCCTGGACCGGGAGAAGTCGATGGCTGCCGCGATCAGGACGACCACGCCCACACCCATCTTCCCAGGCTGACCGCGTTCGCCCGGGTCAGGGTCCTATGTCTCGGTTCCCTTCATAGGTGCACAACGGAGCACGTGATGGTGCGCGTTATGCCGTCGACCTGCTGGATCTTGATCAGCACCTGCCTGCTGAGATCGTCCAGGGTGCGAGCCTCGGCCCGCACGATGACGTCGTATGGGCCGGTGACGTCTTCGGCCGAGACCACGCCCTTGATCCGGGCCACTTCTCTGGCGACCTGCGCCGCCTTACCTACCTCGGTCTGAACCAAGATGTAGGCGTCCACCGTTCGTCTCCTCCCATGCCACTGGCCTTTCGATGGGCCAAGGGGGGAAGGGGGGAATCCCCGGTTCGAGTCAGTACCCCCCGGCCCTCGCATCGTATATCGGGGGTCACGCTCCCGCTGATCCAGGGCATGCTCAGCCAAGCGCCCGGTCCTACGGTTGACCCGGATGGCGAAGGAGATCCACGATGGCGGCTCGGAGGGAGTCATCCTCCTGCAGGTCCATCAGAACCTCAGCGAGCCCGCGGCCATCCGGCCGCCCGCAGAACTGGCGTATGGCGTCTGCTCGAACGTTGGATGGCGATGTGAGGAGGAGGAGCAGGTCTATCCGCGCACCCGCCGGAAGCTTCCGAAGCTTGCGCATCGCTCGGCGCGGGATGGTCACAGCCGCATAGGACCACAGGGAAAGGCACGCTGGCCAGATGCTCCAAGGGCGCTGCGGCCGAATATCATACCCATCCGCCGCGTCGCTGGCGGAGCCGACCGGACCCCAGAGCGGGCAGCACCATCGGTTCGGCCTCCTCGGCAGCCCCCGCACGTTGGCCGAACTCCG from Actinomycetota bacterium encodes:
- a CDS encoding Lrp/AsnC ligand binding domain-containing protein, which codes for MDAYILVQTEVGKAAQVAREVARIKGVVSAEDVTGPYDVIVRAEARTLDDLSRQVLIKIQQVDGITRTITCSVVHL